One window of Nymphaea colorata isolate Beijing-Zhang1983 chromosome 11, ASM883128v2, whole genome shotgun sequence genomic DNA carries:
- the LOC116263904 gene encoding dolichyl-diphosphooligosaccharide--protein glycosyltransferase subunit DAD1, whose product MARSTTKDAQDLFRSLRSAYNATPTNLKIIDVYIVFAVLTALIQVVYMAIVGSFPFNSFLSGVLSCIGTAVLAVCLRIQVNKENKEFKDLSPERAFADFVLCNLVLHLVIMNFLG is encoded by the exons atgGCGAGATCGACGACAAAAGACGCGCAGGATCTTTTCCGGTCGCTTCGTTCTGCGTACAACGCGACCCCCACCAACCTCAAG ATCATCGATGTCTACATTGTCTTTGCGGTTCTCACCGCTCTCATTCAA GTTGTTTACATGGCAATAGTTGGATCTTTTCCCTTCAACTCTTTCCTTTCTGGGGTTCTTTCATGCATTGGTACTGCCGTTCTAGCAG TCTGCCTGAGGATACAGGTCAACAAAGAGAACAAAGAATTCAAG GATTTATCTCCAGAAAGAGCTTTCGCGGATTTTGTGCTCTGCAATCTAGTTCTCCACTTGGTAATAATGAACTTTCTGGGTTAG